TCTCTGCTCTAtattttgtatactggtttagtTAAGACCCCAAAGTGACTGGGATTTGCTTCACCTTCCAATTTAGTAAAATTTTGTGTTATGTCCCATGATGGAACTATAGAATTATAGGAACTGAGACTATACTATTATTTACAGTAATAATCATGCTATGGTATAATAATTATAGTAACTGAGAATATATAACTGAGAACTCTATTCACTACTATGAAATCTCTAGTTACATTGTTTGTGCATTCACATTTGCAGTTATCacacaattattttctttaaacaaactTCTGTGCCATTCATTGCTACTGTCTGTTTCCCCAGTCTCATCTCATGCACCCAGAAGAATCCCATTctactttatgtatttttctatCATTAACACTTTATATGAGTGGAACCATATAACATACAATCTCCACCCTCTTTTATTAGTAAGCTTTCTAAGGTACATGAATATAGGAATACACATcaatatttcagttattttttgttactgattattatttctttttattgtataaaACATTTTCCCCAATTCATCAGTTAATGGCTTTTCTACCCTATGAAAGTAATAAATACTATTGCCATAGATTGTCATGCTCAACTGTTTGTTTGACTAGCATAGTAATTATAGGTAGACCACTAGAACAGACTTTCTGTTTCTGGTGGTAGCAATCATATAGTGAACTTTCTAaagattgttttcatttattctttgagaattccatacacaGTATTGTTAATAATACAAtgtatttcatacaatatattttattttccccttaCCTCAATTCCTTAAAGATCATTTCTTACCTCTGTACTCTCCAaagttcatgttctttctctttcttaaaagaaaaaaacaaaagtaaacaaaacaaaagaactaacTCACTACCAAGGAAACCCCCACAAAAACATAGAGTCTGATTCATGTTAGCAAACCACCCCTAAACATGGTTCATactctggagtgtggttgatttAGCCAGTATCACTCCACTGAAGCAAACTGAGTTTCTGTCTCCTGGCAACTTTCAACTGCAAATAGCTTGGGTAATCTGGCCTGACCTGTGCTGGTCATGTGTGCTATCACAGTTTCAGTGAATACACATGAGCATCTGTCCTGTTGGGTCTGGATAATGCTGTTTCCTTGGGGTTGTCTCCCACTTTTGGCTCTCAAATGCTTTGTTTGAACAACCCCTGAAccttgaggggaggggtgggacatagacatcccatttagggctgagcactccaaaGCCCCTCACTCTCTTCACATTGTCTAGTTGTGTGTCTTTGCATTACTTTCtttctactgcaagaagaagcttccttgatgaggtTTGAatgatgcactgatctatgggtatagcaatgcATCATTaatagtcattttattgctgttcaGTTTTGCCAAATAATAGTAGTGGGTTTCCCCTAAGGTGTATGGCATCTAGTTTTGGTTTCCTTGGTCTAACTCACACTATTAAGTATAGGTCCCATCTGATGGAGCAGGTCTTACATCCAATAAAAAGTGGTTGGATATTCCCATAATATTCATGGCATGATTGAGCTTGATTGTATCACTTGGCATTTCTTGTGGGCAGGAAGTTATTGTGGGTCACATAATTCATAGCTGAGTGAAACTAATGACTATTTTTCTCACCTAGTAGTGTGCATAGCATTTTCGAGAACTTGGATGCTAGCCAAGTGCTATGacataaatatgtagtgtcttcCACAATATAGTTTTAATGTCAAGTTGGGAAGGGTGATCAATGgcattggcaatagcctataCTAATTGGGGTGTGTGTCTATGGGAGTCCATTTGGTCAATGactcaaaacacaaaattcatttatTGGTACTAAGCTCAGGGAAAGATTTTCTGAATAGTACTGTATTTTCTCGGGAATGAATGCTAATACCTGACCCTCAGGCCTATTGAAACTAGATAGCTTCTGTAcatgaaggaaaccatcaatTTGTGAAAGGGAAGgccacagagtgggagaacatTCTTATCTAAAACACTCAAAGAATCTAAAATGCAGAGCATCTAGGAAACAAACAATCCAGTCAAAACTGGCTTCTAGATCTTAacagagattatttttaaaaaattcagttactttttcttctctcatataatacatcccaagtGAACCCTTCTCTCCTCCAGTTGTCCCCATACCACAGCACCACTGTTCTCCCATTTCCCTTCACCAAATAGATCTGCATTCACTACTGAGCTCAAAACTCAAAACCacgtgaatcaaagacctcaacatttaACTATACACTGCAtcttatagatgagaaaataggGGGTagccttgaatgtattggcacaagagacaactcCCTGAAAGAACACCAGTAACagagacactaagatcaacaattaataattgaacctcatgaaactgaaaagcttcttctGTAATACAAAGGACACTGTGAATTGGACataacagcagcctacagaatgggaaaacttTTCACAAACTCCACTCCTGATAGTGGATGCATATCCAAAATTTATGAAGAATGAAAGACTCTAGACACTAACAAACtaaacaatacaattaaaaaatggaatacagatcttaacagagaattctcaacagaggaatctcaaatggctgagaaacatttacaGGAATATTAATCATTCTTAGCAATCatggaaattcaaatcaaaactacttaaAGGTATCATCTTATTTCTATCAGAATGAGTAAGATCAATGGCAGAAGTGACAgatcatgctggtgaggatatggagcaagaggaacaatCCTCTAGTAATGgagggagtgtaaacttgtacagccactgtgggcaTCAATATTTCAGTTCCtcataaaattgggaatccatctatcttaagacccagctataccactcttgggcatatacttaGAAGATTCTCCATCTTgtcacaaggacatttgcttaactatgttcataatgGCTTTTTCCCACtagacagaaactggaaacaacctagatatctctcaaatgaagaatgggtaaaaaaatgtggtatatttacataatggagcaTTCCTTAGCTATTGAACTTATCACCTTCTTTAACCAGGACTACCTTTCTTTGGTGGAATTGGGGCACCAATCCATCCACTAAACCTTTGACCCAGGCCAGTCCTGGCTGGAAGATGTGCTGgggtggctcagagcttgtgggaatGGCCAAACAATGACTAGTCCAACTTTAGGTCTGAGCCAAGAGAGGGAGGAGCACATGACCTGTCTGAGtggccaggaactggaagctggaTGGCTCTAAGAGCTAagatagaatcaaacatgaccTACCAAAAAAGTGtttgaaattattcctaatgatattctgctttacTAATAGATTGGTATCTGTCTCaatcattatcagagaagcttcctctggcagctgatggAAACCAATGCAGAGAACCAAcacaaacattaggtggagcatGGGGAACCTTACAGATgatggggaagaaggattgtaagacacacacacacacacacacacacacacacacacacagagagagagagagagagagagagagagagagagagagagagaggagtcaaagacatcagaagaacatggcccacaatTCAGCTAAGCAGGGATCATAgagtctcacagagactgaaccagcaATCATGgagtctgcatgtgtctgtgctaggatctctgcatacatgctgtggttgtttatcttggtgtttctgtgggactcATAACAGTAGGAGTTGGGGTGTCTCTGCTTGCCCTTGGGAACATTTTTGTCCTACTCAGTTGCCTCATTCAGTCTGgctatgagggtttgtgcctagtcttaaaACATCTTGTAGTGCTGTGTTCAGTTGACATCCCAGAAAAGCCTGTTCTtgtctgaaaggaaatggaggaggagtggatttgagaaggaggggaggtgggagagggactGGAaagtgtggagggaggggaagctgtggtcaggaCATACtatattagagaaaaataaataaactgcaaAAAGTTTACTGAGCACCAACAAAGGATCGTGATAtatcattcatttatatttataaagcatACTGTAGTCAACACAGAAATTTGCATAAAATCACAAATCCTTGGGATAACAAGAATGTACAGAATGGAGATCTAAGGACAAAAAGGGAggacaaggaataagagaccatgattaataaagacaacatgagaacaggaagaagcaaagtgctggagaggtcccgagaaatccacaatgatacatccactgtagactactggcaatggtcgagagaaagcccaaactgacctagtctggtgatcagatggccaaacaccctaactgtaatgctagaactctcatcaataactgatggaagtggatgcagagatccttggccaggcctcaggtggagctccaggagtctaattgtcaagacagaggagggactgtaagagtgtgaattgttgagaccaagattggaaaaagcatagggacaaatagccaaactcatggaaacacatgaattatgtaccaaaagctgtggagcccccaactggatcaggccctctggataagtgagacaattgaatagcttgaactgtttgggaggcacccaagcagtgggacccagacctatccttagtgcatgagctggctgtttggaacctgggtcttatgcggggacactttgctcagcctgcaaggaggggactggagctgcctgtactgaatccaccaggttcaaatgaatccccaggggagtcttttccctcgagcagatgggaatggaggggaggggatgaagagaaggtgggagtgggggcgggaggggggaggacaggggaacccatggctgatgtgtcaaattaaaacacaaatataataaataaaaaaggagaaaaaatgaatgacaaaattaaaaattaaaagaatggaGATCTGATAAAACAGTGGATCTTACCTAATGGTTTTCTTGAGTCACACAATGGTATCACTGAATCACAAAGGTCCACTTCCATAACTGAACTACTTAGAAAAAACTCCTGTTTGCAGTACAAGTGTTATGAAGCATGTTATTGAATCTGTGTCTCATTTCAGGAATACATTTTGTAATATTAATATCAATATATTTATTAGATAGACTTAAGTAAATATACCAGTGTTGACATTATAAGCAAATTTTCTTCTTGCAAAGGACTCTTATCAGGGCCCCTTTCATGTCtctgttcctcaggctgtagatgaaGGGGTTCAGCATGGGAGTCACCACAGTGCACATCATGGCCATGACAGTTTCCTTCACAGTAGAGTTATTAGCTGATGGAAATATGTAGAGACCAAGAATTGTCCCATAGAACAATGAGACCACAGTTAGTTGAGAGCCACAAGTGGAGAAGACCTTGTGGATAACCCGAGCAGAAGAAACTTTGAGGATGGAGCAGACAATTCGTACATAGGACACAATGATGAGTAAGAATGGGATAACACTAACAAGCCCTCCCATGATAAATATCATTAATTCATTAATATAAATGTCAGAGCAGGCCAACTTGAGCAGGGCTGATATGTCACAGAAAAACTGGGGGATCACATTGTCCTCACAGAATGACAATCTAGCTAAGAGTAGGGTGTGCAGCATGGAATACAGAGTGGTAAGTACCCAGAACAGCAccatcagacacacacagagtttggGGCTCATGATGGTGGTGTAATGGAGGGGGAAGCAGATGGCCACATACCGGTCATAGGCCATGACTACAAGGAGGAAGCTCTCCATGTCTCCAAAAACCATTAAAAAGTACAGTTGTGCCAGGCAGCCTGCATAAGTGATGGATGGGTCCTGGATCTGCATGTTCTGCAGCAATTTGGGCATTGTGacagaggagaagcagaggtcagaaaaggacaagTTACTGAGGAACaagtacatgggagtgtggaGATGGGAGTCCAGTagaatgaggatgatgatgatgaggttcCCCAGGACAGTGGTGAGGTACATGGCCAGGAACAGGGCGTAGAACAGGTGCTGGTGCTCTGGGGGGATGGGCAGGCCCagcaggaggaactgggagatgaCAGTTTGGTTGCTCATTATCAATTTTTGTCTCCAGTATCCTAATGAGAAAATGTCAGGGTcccttaaaattcaaaataaaaatgaacgtACATCTAGGATACATATTCTACAACAATCCATCTGACATTTATTGTAGTTATACCTTCAAATTATAAATGTCTGTAACCATTCCAATCACTAATGATTTTCTTAGCTTCTCTTTAACAGGTTTCTCTCTCCCATCCTTTCTAAGACAGTTCTATGCATTTTACGTAGATACGAAATGGACTAATGCATCCCTATCCTTATATCTGCACATCCTGGGTAACTGTTGTTTGTCCATTTGTAATTTGCTCTGTGTCtcttttatctttcatttatATGATGTTCTTGAAGAATTTGAATGAGCTTTATCATCATAATTTTACATAACTTCAAGGAAACTTCACATACTCTAATGCCTTAGATTACCATATGAAACTCAGTCATACATGTCTCAGTAGCATACAGATTTCTGATCCACTGCTAACTAATCATCTTCCTTCCATTCCATGTATGACAGGTATCAGGAGCTCAAAAGCCCCAAGTGAAATTTATGTCTTCACTTAGTTGTCTTCTAAAGCATTCCTCAATTACTTACCTCTTCATACTATATTAGAGTATCCCATAATATAGTAAAAGAAATTCATGTTTGAGTCAGAAACCTGTGAATTTCAATCCATTCATTTTTCTTACCTTGAACAACTGTCACATGTTATACTGAGtctcctcttcattctccttgTAAGGGTTcagtccttaattacatcatcagcctgggatagcccagcctaaaaagcaggagggccctctgtgtgcctccctttttctctttcctcccccctcACCCCACgctgtctatctctctgtttctctgtttctctgtttctctctctctctctctctctctctctctctctctctctctctctctgtctctctctctctctttccttttctctcccaataaagctttAAATGGTAACTATCTTGCACTGCCTCTTCTATCCAGCACTCTCTGCCAGTGGCCAACCCACGAGCTCCGGCCAGCCACCAGTACCGCTTCTTTAACCAATGGTTCCTGACTCCAGTTCTCTTGCTCCATTGGCCCATGATGGCCAGCCACAAGCAGAGCCAATTTAACCAACACTCCTCCTATTCCATCCATCTCTTACTGTGAGTTTATACACATTCGTCAGGATCACATCTTGTCTTTACTGGAATACAGAAGAAAACTCAGTTCACCTCCATGATCTCACATCTCCtgactcttctcttctcctttaaCTTGCTTCATTTATACTGTGGCATTCTAACAACAATTTCCAACATCTCTTGTCTGATTTATTCTTCAGATTACCACTGCTGCTCTGAGGATAAGGACAAAGCTCCTGTCAGGGACATTAATGCTCTTTCATTATTTCATGCATACAAAAGGTATTTCCCTACATGGTCTCACACTGACACTTGAATTTCTTTTTCAATGCTGTGGTTAAAACTCTTCACCTCCCAATTTTAGAGTATCTCCTCCACTTGGCTATTACTTCTTCCCCTCTCTTGTCCCCTCATTTGGTTCATCTTCATATGTAAGgtatatgtttattatatactGTCTTCCCATACTAAGTAAGACTTTCAACCATGTTCCACTGCATCTATACATATCCCATGCACTTAATACTTTGATCACTTCTTTAAGGTATCTTCACATAAATTGAAAACTATATGCAGGAAAGATTCCACATGACTTCATTCCAATTGGTCACTTACTGATGACTCCAAATCATTTCCATATGCTTTAATGTAGAAAATGTCATTGATATTGGTGCAGTAGAAAGATATGACGAAAatttttataaactataaaaaaGAAGTGACAGAATTAGTTTGAAATTTTTGTGTGAGTTATTCCTCAGATGTCTATATTGTATGTGGTGATTAATTTATACATCAAGTGGGTTTAGCCCAATGCTAATGTTTGAAAAATACTAGTTGCTATGTAGATAGTCTATAAATGTCATTTAATTGCAGACTTTGAGTAAAGTAACTAATACTTCATAAGATAAAGATCTTCATGCAATCAGATGAAGGGATTAAGGGAAAAGGGACAGTTTACTgtagaaaagttttcttttttctttttcttttttttttttttttttttggttgttcgagacagggtttctctgtgtagctttgtgcctttcttggaactcactctgtagtccaggctggcctcgaactcacagagatctgcctgcctctgcttctcaagtgctgttattaaaggtgtgcaccaccaccgcccggctagaaaaGTTTTCATATTCTGCATTAGATACAAATCTGTATCCTCCACTCTTCTCAGGGACTCCAATATTCTAGACAGTTCTTCAAATGTTGGCCTTATCAGCCTCTAACACTGGGCAGTCTGTGTATTAAGtcacatgcatgggcacacacacacaccacacacacacacacacacacacacacacacacacacacacacgtgcgtgcacgTCGTTCTGTGATTCTTGACATGCCTGGCTAATGAGTCTATCACATGTCCTGGAGAAACATCAAGAGTTCTAAGcaacttttatttaaatacaaCAACCAAGTCTGACTGTATTTTAACAGATTGACAATGTTTAATGCAGCTGAATTCAGAGTTTGCACACTTA
Above is a window of Onychomys torridus chromosome 8, mOncTor1.1, whole genome shotgun sequence DNA encoding:
- the LOC118589468 gene encoding olfactory receptor 1468-like isoform X1 gives rise to the protein MSGHNQTVISQFLLLGLPIPPEHQHLFYALFLAMYLTTVLGNLIIIILILLDSHLHTPMYLFLSNLSFSDLCFSSVTMPKLLQNMQIQDPSITYAGCLAQLYFLMVFGDMESFLLVVMAYDRYVAICFPLHYTTIMSPKLCVCLMVLFWVLTTLYSMLHTLLLARLSFCEDNVIPQFFCDISALLKLACSDIYINELMIFIMGGLVSVIPFLLIIVSYVRIVCSILKVSSARVIHKVFSTCGSQLTVVSLFYGTILGLYIFPSANNSTVKETVMAMMCTVVTPMLNPFIYSLRNRDMKGALIRVLCKKKICL
- the LOC118589468 gene encoding olfactory receptor 1468-like isoform X2, producing MSNQTVISQFLLLGLPIPPEHQHLFYALFLAMYLTTVLGNLIIIILILLDSHLHTPMYLFLSNLSFSDLCFSSVTMPKLLQNMQIQDPSITYAGCLAQLYFLMVFGDMESFLLVVMAYDRYVAICFPLHYTTIMSPKLCVCLMVLFWVLTTLYSMLHTLLLARLSFCEDNVIPQFFCDISALLKLACSDIYINELMIFIMGGLVSVIPFLLIIVSYVRIVCSILKVSSARVIHKVFSTCGSQLTVVSLFYGTILGLYIFPSANNSTVKETVMAMMCTVVTPMLNPFIYSLRNRDMKGALIRVLCKKKICL